DNA from Paludisphaera mucosa:
AGGAAGAAGAGGCCCTGGTCGACCTGCTCCGCTTCGCCGCCACTGCGTCCGGCGGCCGATTCCCGACGAAACTCGACGCCTCGGAGCTGACCGAACGATTCCCAGCGGAACCATGGGAGAAGGACCGGCGCCTGGTGCGGTGGATTTTCGGCACGGCGATCCATGGCTCCATTTTCGCGCGAAATCCTCCGGGCGGATGGCACGGCTACTCCCCCGATGAAGTGAAGCTCGGGAACCGGGACAGGATCGTCTTCTGGCACCATCCGTGGGGCCAAAGGACCTACCGTGCCGTCTTCGGCGACCTCCATGTCGAGAACGTGACCGCCGAGGACCTGCCTCCGGAACCCGATCGCTGACGGCTCGGCCCCGGGCTCAGGGGCGGGCCGGGCCCCGCGGCTCTTCGGCCCGGGGCTTCCACGACTCGTCGAAGAAGCCCGCCTGGACGACCTTGCCGTGGCCGCGGGGGGTCGCCGGGACGGCCACGTCGACGACGGCGAAGTCGGGGAGCTTGGGGGTCTGTCGGGCGTTGTTCAGGTCGTCGAACTCGCGGTACGTGAAGCCGCTGTTGAGCACGACGTAGCGCCTGGGGTTGAGCGGGTTGGGATGGATCAGGATCGGCGCGTGCGTCTTCGCGTCGTGGGTCGCGCCGGCGATCTCGACGCGGTCCTTGTCCCACTTCACCGGGAGCCTGTCGAGGACCTTCGCGAGCACGGCGTTGCTGCCGGGGTCGCCCCAGAGGACGAGGTTGCAGTCGGCGACGTCGGCCTCGGTGACGTCCTTGTCGTCCTTGACCCGGGCCTGGCCGCGGAACTGCTTCCGCCAGCGGTCGAGGGCGAGGGCCAGCTCGGCCTTCGACCAGGCGTCGACCGGCTCATTGAGGGCGGGCCCTGTCGGACGGACCATCAGGAAGGCGTCGTAGAAGGCGTCGTCGATCGGCCCCTGGAGGCCGTGACGCTTGGCGAGCCCGCCCTCGTCGGGGCCGGCGAGGATCCAGTGGCCGTCGACCTTCCGGAATCGGGCGGTCCACGACCGGTCGGAGCCGGCCTTGGGGGCCAGGACGACGTCGCCGTCGATCTGGGCCTTGAAGGCCTTCCGGGGGTCGAAGGGGGCGTATCCCGGGGGGACCGTCAGCGTCAGCGCCGTGACGTTCTCGGTCGAGACGTCGGGGCCGAGGCGGTCGTTGCCGATCATCGACATGGAGCCGTCGAAGAAGGAACAGAGCTGCGCGTTGACGCGGGCCCGCTCCCAGTGCCGCGCCAGGCCGTCGACCTGGACCCAGGACGACGTGTTGTAGCGCAGGGTGTAGGTCGTGAAGTCGACTTCCGCGGGGACGGGGTCGCGGCCCTTGCGGGCGATCGAGTCGAGGCGGCGGTTGATCTCGGCCCTGGCCTCGGGCGTGTAGTTGTGGCCCGCGCCGGCACCGATGACGTGGACCAGGTCGATGTTCCCGTCCTCGGCCAGCTCCGGGGCCAAGATGCCGTTGGCCAGCTTCTGGAGTGGGCTCTGGCCACCCAGTTCGCGGAGCGCCCGGGCCATGAGGTCGGCGGCCTGCTTCTGCTTGTCCTTCTCGCCGCTGTAGGCGACGGTCGGCACGTTGAACAGGTTGCCGGCGTAGCCGGTGCTGTCGTAGAGCCGCCAGAGCGTCTGCTCGTACCAGGGCGGAGGCGTCGCGCCCTCGCGGAAGACGCCCAGGAAGTCGGCCGACTCTGCGAACCCCGCGCCCGGGGCGGCCGCGGCCCAGACGCCCGGGAAGTGGGTGGCGAATTGCCAGGCGGCGGCGCCCCCCATCGAGAAGCCCCGCATGATCAGCCGGTCGTCGTCGATGGGATAGTGCGACCTGACGTCGTCGAGCGCCTCGAACAGGTCGACCTCGCCGGCGAACTTGTTGGCGTTGCAGAACCGGCCGTAGGGATGGAGCACGAAGGCGTCGGCCGGCGCGAACTCGCCGACCGAGGTCATCCTCTGCCGCAGGAAGCTCACCTCGCCGAGGGTCTCGCCGCGGCCGTGGCACCAGACGTCGAGCCGGAACCGATGGGGGGAATCCGGCCGGTAGGACTTCGGCACGACGAGCCCGTAGGGCTGGATCGAGCCGTCGATCTTCGAGACGTATCCGCGGACGATCGGGCCCGTCGCCGCATTCCAGGGGGGCTCGACGCGGCCCAGGGCCTCCGCCCGCTTCTCGCCCTCCTCCAGCAGCGACCGGGCCGCCGCCACCTCCTTGAGGTCGAAGAACTCGCCGTACCGCAGCGCCGTATCGACGGCCACGGCGAAGACCTCGACGTCGGGCAGTAGCGCCCGGAACGGCGGCGCCTTGCGGAGGCCGTCGATCCGCCGGCCCAGGGCCTCGACCCTGGCTTGCAGCGCGGCTCGATCGGCCTCGGGGACGACGACGCCCGGCGGGGGGATCGGCCGGATCTTCTCGGCGGGGCCCTGGGCCTGCGCCGGGTCGGACGCGGCGAGCACGAGGCAGAGGCATAGCGAGCGGTTCAGCATCGGCGGTTCATCCTTCCCGGAACGACCCGGGTCGACCCGGTCCGAAGGTGATCGGGATTCGCGCAGGCGACCGGCGGCCCCGGCGGCGGCCGTTCCGCCCCCGATCATACGGCCCGGGCGGGACGTCGTCACCTTCCCGTTCGGCCCGGCGGAAATCCCCGCCCGACCTGCAAGATGGCCGGCGTCTCCGGCGACTTGGTTGTCGGGCGGTCGATCGCCCGGGAGGGACGCATGCCGGATTGGGACGAGATCCTGGCCCGGGAAGGTCCGGCGGTCTGGAGGACGGCCTACCGGATCCTCGGCGACCGGGCCGACGCGGACGAATGCTTCCAGGAGGCGTTCCTCGACGCCTGGGAGGTCTCGCGTCGAGGCCCCGTCCGGAGCCGGCCCGCCTTGCTGAAGCGGCTGGTCGCGGCCCGCGCCGTCGACCGGCTGCGACGCCGCGCCCGGCGGGGGTCGCACGGGGCGGTCGCGGACTGGGACGCCTTGGGCGGCCCCGGGCCGTCGCCGTCGAGGTCGGCCGAGGACTCCGAGCTGCCCCGGCGGCTTCGCGAAGCCCTGGCGCGGCTGCCCGCGAAGCAGGCGCAGGCCTTCTGCCTGCGGGCCCTGGAGGAGTGGAGCTACGCCGAGATCGCCGAGCACCTGGGGGCGACCGTCGACGCCGTCGGCGTGCTCCTGCACCGGGCGCGCACGCGGCTCCGCGCCTTGCTCGCCCGGCCGCGGGAGGTCCCCGGCCCGCCCCTCGCCGCGGAGGAACCCTCATGACCCCGACCGACGCCGATGCCGAACCCGACGATCGCCTGGCCCGCGCCGAGGCGGCCCTCAGGGACGCGACCGTCCCCGAGGGGCCGTCCGCCGACCTCGTCGCCCGAACCCGCGCCGCGCTCCGCGCGGCCGACGCGCGGTCGGCCCCAGACCCCCAATTCCGGAGAAGGACCATGTTCACGATGTTCAAGTTCGCCGCCGCGGCGCTCGCGGCCCTCGCGACCGCCGGCCTCACCTACCTCGCCGCACCCCCGAGGGCGGCGGCGACCACCGCGTTCCAGGAGGCGGCGAAGAAGCTCCGGGAGGCCCGGACGCTCTCCTACCGCGGCTCGTTCCGCGCGCCCGGCCAGGACGCGCCGACGATCATGATCCTGTACTACAAGGATCCCGGGCGGACCCGCACCGAGATCGGCGAACCCCCGACGGTGGCTTCCATCGTGGACGCCTCGCGGGGCGAGATCCTGATCCTCGACCTCGCCCAGAAGACGGCCACCCGCCAGGATTGGAAGCCCGACGACGCCCAGAAACCCCGCCTGGAGCGGCAGGCGTCGGACTTCGCCGAGCAACTGCGGTCCCTCGCCGGCAAGGACGCCAGGTCCGTCGGCCGGCGCAGGATCGGCGAGGTCGAGGCCCAGGGCTTCCGCGTCGAGGACGAGGGCCTGGAATGGACCGCCTGGATCGACCCCGCGAAGAAGCTCCCGCTCCTCATGGAGTCGACCGTCATGGGCATGACGTTCGTGATGAGCGACTTCCGCATCGACCCGCCGCTCGACGACGCCCTCTTCCGCATGGACCCGCCCGACGGCTTCGCGGCCCGCAAGATCGACGCGCTGCCGCCGGCCGGCGGCGAGCAGAGCCTGATCGACCTGCTCCGCCTCTACGCCGAGGCCGGCGAAGGGGACTTCCCGCCTCGGCTCGACGACGTGACCGCGGTCACGACCGCGTTCCAGAAGCGGTTTCCCAAGGAGCAGTGGAAGGGGGCGGACGATCCCCGGATGATCCGGACCGTGCAGTCGCTCGCCGCCGCAGTCGTCTTCGTCCAGCTCAACCTGAAGCGAGCCTTCGGCTACGCCCCCGACGGCGCGAAGCTCGGGGACGCCGGCCGCGTCCTGTTCTGGTACCGTCCGAAAGACGCCGAGTCCTACCGCGCGATCTTCGCCGACCTCCACGTCGAGGACGTGGCCGAGGACCGCCTGCCCGAGAAACCGAAGTTCTGAGGGGCGGCCCGGCCCGGTGCACGCTCGCACGCGGCGAGGGATTTGGTAGGATGGGGAGGCTTCGGTCCTCCTGACCCGTTCGAACCACCCAGGGGCCCGCATCGCGTATGGTCGAGCAATACGGCGTCCACTTCATGCTCGCCGGCCTGGCGCTGATGACGATCGGCTGGCTCTGGCTGGTGGTGAAGGCGTTCCGGGACCGGGTCGGCTGGGGGGTGGCGATCCTGGTCTTCCCGCCGCTCGCCCCGATCTACGTCCTGGCGAAGGGCGGGGCGGTCTGGGCCCCGGCGGCCCTTATCGCCCTGGGCCTGGCCTCGGCCGCCTTCCCGCCGCTCTACACCCGGCTCGTGCCGATCGACCTGGGGCCGCACGAGCGGCTCGTCGACGGCGAGCGGCACTTGACCCTGACCGGGTGGGACCGCAAGGACTACGCCGTCCTGGGGTCCAAATCCGACGCCGTCGTCCTCCAGATGGCCAATCCCGACGTCGGCGACGAGACCTTGCGGAATCTCAAGGGCTTCACCATGCTCCGCGAGCTGGACCTGAACGACACGAAGGTCACCGACGCCGGCCTGGAGGTCATCAA
Protein-coding regions in this window:
- a CDS encoding prolyl oligopeptidase family serine peptidase; translated protein: MLNRSLCLCLVLAASDPAQAQGPAEKIRPIPPPGVVVPEADRAALQARVEALGRRIDGLRKAPPFRALLPDVEVFAVAVDTALRYGEFFDLKEVAAARSLLEEGEKRAEALGRVEPPWNAATGPIVRGYVSKIDGSIQPYGLVVPKSYRPDSPHRFRLDVWCHGRGETLGEVSFLRQRMTSVGEFAPADAFVLHPYGRFCNANKFAGEVDLFEALDDVRSHYPIDDDRLIMRGFSMGGAAAWQFATHFPGVWAAAAPGAGFAESADFLGVFREGATPPPWYEQTLWRLYDSTGYAGNLFNVPTVAYSGEKDKQKQAADLMARALRELGGQSPLQKLANGILAPELAEDGNIDLVHVIGAGAGHNYTPEARAEINRRLDSIARKGRDPVPAEVDFTTYTLRYNTSSWVQVDGLARHWERARVNAQLCSFFDGSMSMIGNDRLGPDVSTENVTALTLTVPPGYAPFDPRKAFKAQIDGDVVLAPKAGSDRSWTARFRKVDGHWILAGPDEGGLAKRHGLQGPIDDAFYDAFLMVRPTGPALNEPVDAWSKAELALALDRWRKQFRGQARVKDDKDVTEADVADCNLVLWGDPGSNAVLAKVLDRLPVKWDKDRVEIAGATHDAKTHAPILIHPNPLNPRRYVVLNSGFTYREFDDLNNARQTPKLPDFAVVDVAVPATPRGHGKVVQAGFFDESWKPRAEEPRGPARP
- a CDS encoding RNA polymerase sigma factor yields the protein MPDWDEILAREGPAVWRTAYRILGDRADADECFQEAFLDAWEVSRRGPVRSRPALLKRLVAARAVDRLRRRARRGSHGAVADWDALGGPGPSPSRSAEDSELPRRLREALARLPAKQAQAFCLRALEEWSYAEIAEHLGATVDAVGVLLHRARTRLRALLARPREVPGPPLAAEEPS
- a CDS encoding leucine-rich repeat domain-containing protein: MVEQYGVHFMLAGLALMTIGWLWLVVKAFRDRVGWGVAILVFPPLAPIYVLAKGGAVWAPAALIALGLASAAFPPLYTRLVPIDLGPHERLVDGERHLTLTGWDRKDYAVLGSKSDAVVLQMANPDVGDETLRNLKGFTMLRELDLNDTKVTDAGLEVIKDLPALTTLRLKNTKITDAGFKASLAAKEPLQRLDLTGTAVDRETVEAWKSAKPGRRAMR